A stretch of the Rosa rugosa chromosome 5, drRosRugo1.1, whole genome shotgun sequence genome encodes the following:
- the LOC133710199 gene encoding putative pentatricopeptide repeat-containing protein At1g13630: MLNHIHKWKKPIHFLQKFRTLSSLIFTKSSAFAAKPTAGPSSTINVSELITGLRILGLGRINGDHYYRNIISTLNQTQVDIIIERLSLEDPESGFGFFNLLRNEYGFRPSRVSSFAVSHVLAAKRWFEELRLVMKKMVEEEGSGTATSLCELLLSRFRDWDSSGVVWDVLAFSYSRSDMVYDALTVLAKMKDLDLKVSTATYNCLLHNLRHTDIMWNVYDEIKDSGTPQSEYTTSILIDGLCEQASIRDAVSFLLDAQRKENGPSVVPFNTIMSRFCKLGFVDIAKSFFCMIFKYGLLPDSYSYNILIHGLCVAGSLEEALEFTKDMERHGLHPDTVTYNILCKGFRLLGLMTGAQQVIQKMLVKGLNPDHVTYTILICGHCHSGNIEEALKLREEMLSRGFQLSVILYSVLLSSLCKSGRIEEALRLHYEMEAVGLEPDLITCSILIHGLCKQGSVQRAIEIYREMYLKRILPHYSAHRAILLGLREKGDISEARKYFDTLATITEDIVLYNIMMDGYVKLGNIAAALQLYEQAVEKGITPSVVTFNTLMYGFCNSGKLVEAQQMLNTIELHGMLPSPVTYTTLMNGYCGQGNIHGMLELLREMKAKAVDPTHVTYTVIIKGLCRQRKLQEAVHVVEKMYAKDLAPDQITYNTIIQCFCRARDLKKAFQLHNEMLMHNLEPTPVTYNVLINGLCVYGDLNDADRLLVFLDDHNINLRKVAYTTLIKAHCAKGYALRAVELFDQMVEKGFEISIRDYSAVINRLCKRSLITEAKYFFCMMLSDGISPDHELCKVMLNAFCQDGDSSSVYELLAEMIKSGILPD; this comes from the exons ATGCTCAATCACATCCATAAATGGAAGAAGCCCATCCATTTTCTTCAAAAATTTCGAACCCTCTCTTCCCTCATCTTCACTAAATCCTCAGCCTTTGCCGCAAAGCCCACCGCCGGCCCAAGCAGCACGATCAATGTCTCCGAACTCATCACCGGCCTGAGAATCTTGGGTTTGGGTCGAATTAACGGTGACCATTACTATAGGAATATTATTTCGACTTTGAATCAGACCCAGGTGGATATTATTATCGAAAGGTTGAGCCTTGAGGACCCTGAATCGGGTTTCGGTTTCTTCAATTTGTTGAGGAATGAGTACGGTTTTCGGCCTTCAAGGGTTTCGAGTTTCGCAGTTTCTCATGTTTTAGCGGCGAAAAGGTGGTTTGAGGAGTTGCGTTTGGTTATGAAGAAAATGGTGGAGGAGGAAG GTTCTGGTACTGCAACATCACTGTGTGAGCTGCTATTGAGTAGATTTAGGGACTGGGACTCGAGTGGTGTAGTGTGGGATGTTTTGGCGTTTTCTTATTCGAGAAGTGACATGGTTTATGATGCCCTGACTGTTCTTGCTAAGATGAAAGATCTGGATTTGAAAGTTTCCACGGCAACGTATAATTGCTTGTTGCATAATTTAAGGCACACGGATATCATGTGGAATGTGTATGATGAAATTAAGGACAGTGGAACTCCTCAGAGTGAGTACACTACTTCTATACTTATAGATGGACTGTGTGAGCAAGCCAGCATACGAGATGCAGTTTCGTTTCTCTTGGATGCTCAAAGGAAGGAGAATGGGCCTTCAGTTGTTCCATTTAATACCATTATGTCGAGGTTCTGTAAATTGGGTTTTGTGGATATTGCCAAGTCGTTTTTTTGTATGATATTCAAGTATGGACTACTTCCTGATTCGTACAGTTATAATATTCTTATTCATGGGCTGTGTGTAGCAGGTTCTTTGGAAGAAGCTTTGGAGTTTACAAAAGACATGGAGAGGCATGGGCTACACCCTGACACAGTGACCTATAATATTCTTTGTAAAGGTTTTCGTCTTCTTGGTTTAATGACTGGAGCTCAGCAGGTCATTCAGAAAATGTTGGTTAAAGGGTTAAATCCTGATCATGTTACATATACAATTCTAATATGTGGGCACTGCCATTCTGGGAATATTGAGGAAGCCCTTAAGCTGCGGGAAGAGATGCTTTCAAGGGGTTTTCAATTGAGTGTCATTTTGTATAGTGTACTGCTTAGCAGTTTGTGTAAAAGTGGACGAATAGAAGAAGCATTGAGATTGCATTATGAGATGGAAGCTGTTGGCTTGGAACCAGATCTTATAACATGTTCTATTCTCATTCATGGCCTATGCAAGCAAGGAAGTGTTCAAAGGGCTATTGAAATATATAGAGAAATGTACTTGAAGAGAATACTTCCCCATTACTCTGCACACCGTGCTATTCTTTTAGGTCTGCGCGAGAAAGGAGATATATCTGAGGCAAGGAAGTATTTTGATACTCTAGCAACAATCACAGAGGATATTGTTTTGTATAATATTATGATGGATGGATATGTAAAACTTGGTAATATTGCAGCAGCCTTACAGTTATATGAACAAGCAGTTGAAAAAGGAATAACTCCTAGTGTTGTCACTTTCAATACGCTTATGTATGGTTTCTGCAACAGTGGAAAACTAGTTGAGGCCCAACAGATGTTGAATACCATTGAACTGCATGGAATGCTACCCAGTCCAGTTACCTATACGACTCTTATGAATGGTTACTGTGGACAGGGAAACATTCATGGGATGCTTGAATTGCTCCGGGAGATGAAAGCAAAAGCTGTAGATCCAACTCATGTAACTTATACTGTAATTATCAAGGGACTCTGCAGACAGAGGAAGCTGCAAGAGGCTGTCCACGTAGTTGAGAAAATGTATGCTAAGGACCTAGCCCCAGATCAGATCACATATAATACCATCATTCAATGTTTCTGCAGAGCTCGAGACTTGAAGAAAGCTTTTCAGTTGCACAATGAGATGTTAATGCATAATCTCGAGCCTACTCCTGTTACATATAATGTTCTCATCAATGGTCTTTGTGTATATGGTGACCTGAATGATGCTGACAGGCTATTGGTTTTTCTTGACGACCACAACATCAATCTAAGAAAAGTTGCTTATACCACATTAATCAAAGCACATTGTGCAAAGGGTTATGCCCTTAGAGCAGTGGAGCTCTTCGATCAGATGGTGGAGAAAGGATTTGAAATCTCCATAAGAGATTATAGTGCTGTAATTAATAGATTATGCAAAAGGTCTCTAATAACTGAAGCAAAATATTTTTTCTGTATGATGCTATCTGATGGGATATCTCCTGATCATGAGCTTTGTAAGGTGATGCTCAATGCTTTCTGTCAAGATGGTGATTCAAGTTCAGTATATGAACTCCTTGCTGAGATGATCAAATCTGGCATTCTTCCTGATTAA